Below is a genomic region from Candidatus Methylomirabilota bacterium.
ACGCGGACATGTCGTGCTCCGTGCCGCCCCGTGCGAAGGTGATGCCCGTGAAGTTCACGATGTCGGCCTCCTTCGCGGCCAGCGTGAGGAGGCGCGGGCCATTGCCCCCGATCATGATGGGCGGATGGGGCTGCTGGATCGGGAGCGGGTGAATCTTGTGGCCGGTGACTCGATAGTGCTGACCGGCGAAATTGACTTCCGTTCCGCCCAGCAAGCCCTTGATGATCGTCACCGTCTCGGCGAGCCGCTCGACCCTGATGCCCCCTCGATCGAAGCGCAGCCCCGCCTGATCATATTCTGCTCGCACGTACCCGGCGCCCAGCCCCAGCTCGAGCCGGCCATCAGTCAGGAGATCTACCGTCGCCGTCTCACGCGCGAGGAGCACGGGGTGACGGAGGTCGTTGTTGATGACATTCGTGCCGACCCTGAGGGTGCTCGTGGCGGCGGCGGCGCTGAGCAGGGCCGGTATGGGTGCCAGGACGGGCCAGAGATGATCGGGCACCATGAGCGTCGAGTAACCGAGAGCCTCAACCTTGCGCGCCTTGTCCTGCCACTCGGCCCGCGACTTGGCGTCGCGCGCGTTGATCCCGAAGCGGAACGATTTCACTTGGCTCCCAGGCGGTTCTGCACCAGATCCGCGAATGGCCCGGAGATGCGCAAGATCTCGTTGAGCTGGAACGAGCCGCTCCGGGTGACGGCCACGAAGAGATCACCCGCCAGCCCGTTGGCCCGCGTCTCGGCAGTGATCGGCACGAAAGCGAGGCCGCGGGGCGCGTCGCCGTCCGTGAAGCGCGCGAGGTCCATCCGGTTTCCCTCGGGGCTGAGCGCGAAGATCTCGGCCTTCTGACGGTCGGCGGTGAAGATGACGCCGCCCGGGCCCGGGACAAGCCCCTGGGCCATGGGCCCCTCGAGCACGAGGCGAGACTCGCCGCCGGGGCGCACCCGCCAGATCTCGCCGGGACCGGGCTGCCACGGCGCCTCCGCCTTGCCGTCGCTGCCTATCCACAGGTGGTCGGTCTCGTCCACGGCGAGCGCGCGCGGGCGGGTGACGCGGACATAGCTCGGGTCGAGCATCTGCCCGCTGGCGTCGAGCCGCGCCACCACGCCGCGCTCGCGGTCGGCGACGTAGACATGGCCGGCGGCGTCCACGGCCGCCCCCTCCGGCTGGATCAGCGCCGCCGGCAGCCCGTGCTCCGGCGTGCCCCCCGCGAAGAGCTGGGCGCGGCCCTCGGCGAGTCGGTACAGAACGCCCACTCGGCGA
It encodes:
- a CDS encoding LLM class F420-dependent oxidoreductase, with translation MKSFRFGINARDAKSRAEWQDKARKVEALGYSTLMVPDHLWPVLAPIPALLSAAAATSTLRVGTNVINNDLRHPVLLARETATVDLLTDGRLELGLGAGYVRAEYDQAGLRFDRGGIRVERLAETVTIIKGLLGGTEVNFAGQHYRVTGHKIHPLPIQQPHPPIMIGGNGPRLLTLAAKEADIVNFTGITFARGGTEHDMSAWRVPAMDERMRLVREAAGARFDRLELSAQIQRVIVTDNRRQAAEELVKTWTQLTAEEILESPYALIGTVDEMVETLHARRERWGLSYFVTFDPLMEALAPIVARLAGK